A DNA window from Primulina tabacum isolate GXHZ01 chromosome 12, ASM2559414v2, whole genome shotgun sequence contains the following coding sequences:
- the LOC142520575 gene encoding uncharacterized protein LOC142520575 isoform X2 yields MSTVDEPLYPIAVLIDELKNDDIQLRLNSIRRLSTIARALGEERTRKELIPFLSENNDDDDEVLLVMAEELGVFIPYVGGVEHAHVLLPPLETLSTVEETCVREKAVESLCRIGSQMRESDLVDWFNPLVKRLAAGEWFTARVSACGLFHIAYPSAPDTLKTESRSIYSQLCQDDMPMVRRAAAMNLGKFAATVEPAHLKTEIMSMFEDLTQDDQDSVRLLAVESCAALGKLLEPQDCVAHILPVIVNFSQDKSWRVRYMVANQLYELCEAVGPEPTRTDLVPAYVRLLRDNEAEVRIAAAGKVTKFCRILSPELAIQHILPCVKELSSDSSQHVRSALASVIMGMAPVLGKDATIEQLLPIFLSLLKDEFPDVRLNIISKLDQVNQVIGIDLLSQSLLPAIVELAEDRHWRVRLAIIEYIPLLASQLGVRFFDDKLGALCMQWLQDKVHSIRDAAANNLNRLAEEFGPEWAMQHIVPQRA; encoded by the exons ATGTCGACTGTGGATGAGCCCTTGTATCCAATAGCAGTATTAATAGATGAGTTAAAGAATGATGACATTCAACTACGATTGAATTCTATCCGCAGACTTTCCACAATTGCACGTGCACTTGGGGAGGAGAGGACCCGAAAAGAGTTGATTCCATTTTTAAGTGAGAACAATGACGACGATGACGAGGTATTGCTTGTTATGGCTGAGGAATTGGGTGTATTTATTCCCTATGTTGGAGGAGTGGAGCATGCACATGTGTTGCTTCCTCCTCTGGAAACACTTAGCACTGTGGAGGAGACCTGTGTGCGGGAAAAAGCGGTGGAGTCATTATGCAGAATTGGTTCACAGATGAGGGAAAGTGATTTGGTTGACTGGTTTAATCCTCTCGTGAAG AGGCTGGCAGCTGGTGAGTGGTTTACCGCTCGGGTTTCAGCTTGTGGGTTATTTCACATTGCTTACCCAAGTGCCCCAGATACGTTAAAGACGGAGTCGAGATCAATATACAGTCAGTTGTGTCAAGATGATATGCCAATGGTGAGAAGGGCTGCTGCAATGAACCTGGGAAAATTTGCTGCCACTGTGGAACCTGCTCATCTCAAGACGGAGATTATGTCAATGTTTGAGGATCTTACACAAGATG ATCAAGATTCTGTTCGGTTACTAGCTGTGGAGAGCTGTGCTGCTCTTGGAAAATTGTTGGAGCCTCAAGATTGTGTTGCACATATTCTCCCCGTAATTGTCAACTTCTCGCAG GACAAGTCTTGGCGTGTTCGCTACATGGTTGCCAACCAGTTGTATGAGCTTTGCGAGGCTGTTGGACCTGAACCTACTAG GACCGATTTGGTTCCTGCTTATGTTCGCCTACTTCGAGATAATGAAGCAGAAGTGCGTATAGCAGCTGCTGGAAAAGTCACCAAGTTCTGTCGGATTCTTAGCCCTGAACTCGCCATTCAGCATATTCTTCCCTGTGTGAAG GAATTGTCATCTGATTCCTCACAACATGTGAGATCTGCTTTGGCATCTGTCATAATGGGAATGGCTCCTGTCTTGGGAAAG GATGCAACCATTGAACAACTTCTTcctatttttctttctttattgAAAGATGAATTTCCTGATGTTCGCCTCAATATCATTAGCAAGCTAGATCAAGTCAATCAG GTTATTGGGATTGATTTACTCTCTCAGTCTTTATTACCGGCTATTGTTGAGCTGGCAGAGGACAGGCATTGGAGGGTTCGGCTTGCTATAATAGAATATATACCACTATTGGCTAGTCAATTGGGTGTCAGATTTTTTGATGATAAATTGGGTGCCCTTTGTATGCAGTGGTTACAGGACAAG GTTCACTCAATTAGAGATGCTGCTGCTAATAATCTGAACCGCCTCGCTGAAGAATTTGGTCCAGAGTGGGCAATGCAGCATATAGTACCACAG AGAGCATAG